One window from the genome of Sphingomonas crocodyli encodes:
- a CDS encoding alpha/beta fold hydrolase, producing MRDFWFFVGPLGYADPMHAPIEPERRTYPSKGLNLSYLDWGNDDAPPLILLHGNRDHARSWDWVARALRDDWHVVALDLRGHGDSDWSPERRYDFVGFIVDLVGLIAHLGADKVTILAHSMGAHLALRFAAVFPELVDRMMLVEPVGAPPEIEAVMNRQSPADKIREWVRESYALARNSARRFATQEEALARMKAANKALTDEQAHHLTIHALAPSGDGGWRWKYDPVNVRPPFPDIGQADVDALWSAIRCPARFLYGAESWPSSLPARIASLMPDAERITIKGAGHWPHHDQFDRFIAEVRAFLGSEPNYANGHDEVDLAQEEARGVER from the coding sequence ATGCGCGACTTCTGGTTCTTCGTCGGCCCGCTTGGCTATGCAGATCCCATGCACGCACCGATCGAACCCGAACGCCGCACCTATCCATCGAAGGGCCTCAACCTCAGCTATCTCGACTGGGGTAATGACGATGCGCCGCCGCTGATCCTGCTGCACGGCAATCGCGATCATGCGCGCAGCTGGGACTGGGTGGCGCGGGCGTTGCGCGACGATTGGCATGTCGTGGCGCTCGACCTGCGCGGGCATGGCGACAGCGACTGGTCGCCCGAGCGGCGCTATGATTTCGTCGGCTTCATCGTCGATCTGGTCGGGTTGATCGCGCATCTGGGCGCCGACAAGGTGACGATCCTGGCCCATTCGATGGGCGCGCACCTCGCGCTGCGCTTCGCCGCGGTCTTTCCCGAGCTGGTCGATCGGATGATGCTGGTCGAGCCGGTCGGCGCCCCGCCCGAGATCGAAGCGGTGATGAACCGGCAGAGCCCGGCCGACAAAATCCGCGAATGGGTGCGCGAGAGCTATGCTCTCGCCCGCAACTCTGCGCGCCGTTTCGCGACGCAGGAGGAGGCGCTGGCGCGGATGAAGGCGGCCAACAAGGCGCTGACCGACGAACAGGCGCACCACCTGACGATCCACGCGCTCGCGCCGTCGGGGGATGGCGGCTGGCGCTGGAAATATGATCCGGTCAACGTCCGCCCGCCCTTCCCCGATATCGGGCAGGCCGATGTCGACGCCTTGTGGAGCGCAATTCGATGCCCGGCGCGCTTCCTGTACGGCGCCGAAAGCTGGCCCTCATCGCTCCCCGCACGGATCGCGAGCCTGATGCCCGATGCGGAGCGGATCACGATCAAGGGCGCGGGACATTGGCCGCACCACGACCAGTTCGATCGCTTCATCGCCGAGGTGCGCGCGTTCCTAGGGTCTGAACCCAATTACGCCAATGGTCATGACGAGGTCGATTTGGCGCAGGAGGAGGCGCGAGGAGTGGAGCGATGA
- the arr gene encoding NAD(+)--rifampin ADP-ribosyltransferase — MTSPIFYHGTRADLQTGDLLSPGYGSNYGARKPASWIYLSATLDAAIWGAELAAGEARERIYIVEPTGPIVDDPNLTDKKFPGNPTLSYRSRDPLRIVGEVASWEGHSPERLQAMKDAIERLRAQGIEAID, encoded by the coding sequence ATGACATCCCCGATTTTCTATCATGGCACGCGCGCCGACCTGCAAACCGGTGATCTGCTGTCGCCCGGCTATGGTTCGAACTATGGCGCGCGAAAGCCGGCGTCGTGGATTTACCTGTCGGCCACACTCGACGCCGCGATCTGGGGTGCCGAACTGGCGGCGGGCGAGGCACGCGAACGCATCTATATCGTCGAGCCGACCGGCCCGATCGTCGATGATCCCAACCTGACCGACAAGAAATTCCCCGGCAATCCGACCCTATCCTATCGCTCGCGCGATCCGCTGCGCATCGTCGGCGAAGTCGCAAGCTGGGAGGGTCATAGTCCCGAGCGGCTGCAGGCGATGAAGGATGCGATCGAACGGCTGAGGGCGCAGGGCATCGAGGCGATCGACTGA